The genome window GATTCCTGGGAACAAGAGGACGATATGGAGGCCACAATCGAGGGACAACTTGAACCAGCATTCACAAGCCTAAATGTGAACGCTAAACCCTTCGTGCCCAATGTAAACGCCGCCGAATTTGTCCCGACTTTTGCCATGAAAATACACTCGGACGATCTCAGTTCTGCTGGTAAGTCCACAGACACGTTGGGGAGCTATGTTAGCTAGCGGCTAACATGAGCCTTAGCTAGATAGTTGCTAGCTCACTAGTCTCTTGAAGCGCGACTAACTAGCTGGTCGCTGTTGTGTTTTATGCAGTAGATATTTAGAGTGAATTACTTTAACACCAACCTGTCTATGCTGTTACCTTCACTCAGGCATTTTGCAACATAGTGGTGATGTATGGCTTGGTGATCACAGTCATAACTGTCTAAAAAGCAGCCCAACCGGCATTAGCTTGTTTTAACCCACTCTCGATAGCTAGCTAGCGTGTTGGTTAACTGGTGTGGTTTCACAGTTGAAGACCGAGTTCCTTGTGACCCTCACTGTTAAGTTGATGGGCTCTTACTAAGTAAGTGCCTATTCTCAAGAGCTAGTGGAACCAATCTTAAAGCAGCTTCACCTGATGATTAAAGCAGAGCTTGTCGTTGGAAAATTAGTGGGAATCTAAGTGTGAGGTGTGACGTGGATATTGTGACGCATTGCTGGTCAAGTGCTAAGCAAAGTGTGTCACTGGATATATCCCAGCTCCATTAATTGCATCCACGTTTCCCTCACTTGCGTCTTTTCCGCGCTCGGGTCATTTCATTGCTCTAAAAATATATGAAGATTTGTAAGGTAGAGACGCGAGGAGAGAGGAACCGAGGAAGTGAGGTTTTTAAAGCAACGACACATCCTCTGAACAGTTCTGTTTGTGATGGCAGCAGCTCACGTGTGGAGTTCCTATTtctaataaatacacactgtcCAAATAATAATCAGGACACATATGGTTACCACTGGccacacagtgttttttcttatgATCATAAACTTCTGCTCATTTATGAAACTCCTTGTTTGATGAATGAGCTCCTTGTTCATCTCTCCCAATACATTGCACTTCCATTCTTCTGAGTGAAATATGAGGCTTTGGGGTGTGTTTCAACATGGAGGACTGGGACAACTTGTGGGGTGAGCGAGGATCAAGAAAGAAGCAATTAAAGAAAGTGGAATATAGCCACTGAGACCTGAGTGAAGGCATGAGATTGGATGGAGTAGTAACAAAGCAGTCACATTAATATTGAGAGACTGACCTTCCAGTTTCCATAAACACCGGCACCAGAGTTGTTTGTGGTCAAAAGTACTGTGTAAACAAAAAAGCTAAACAGTTGAGaatttgcccccccccccccccccctcgtgGTTGAACATAGTTTCACTTGTACAACAGGTTGGACTCATTCAACTTAACTTAAACATTAACGTGTCTTGTTTCCTTCTCAGTTGCTGGTGAAAAGAAATCCACCATGGAAGTATCGCAAAGCATTGGTATGTATGGAGACTGTGTTTAAGctgggtccttcttgctgtgcaTCCCtttttgcaaatgaaaaacCTGACTTCAACGTTTGgcaaacacaacaaagttaTTTCACACCATTACATGCTGGAGGTCAAGGGGTACCATATTGTCAGATATGCACTTGTTTACCTACTTCTTGTTGCAGGTTTTGTTGAGGTTGGACTTTATGGCCTGTATTTCCAATATAGTCATGTAAACTGTTGCTAATTATGTATAAGATCAAATTCCCAATACTTCACTGTAAAATTCTATAATTGTTGTAAAAAGGTACATTTAGTAGAATTAATAGCATCATGCCGTGGTATAAACAGTCGTTCATTTCTAGTTGCAGTCCTCTCACATCATTGCTTTTTGCAGAAATTACATTCTCAATTTAAAAGTAATACCAGAATGTCAGTGAATCAGGATCTGATCTCAAGTCCtgatgacaaaatgttttcactcaaGTCATTTATTTTAGAGTTGTGTCATAGTGAGGTCACAGTAAATGATAGGCTTTGTGGCTTTGCAGCTCCATTGGAGAATGGCAACACAGAGATGACCACAGAGGAGCCATGGGACCAGAAAGAGGCAGAGTCTAATGAGGAGGAGCCAGGAGGTGGGTCATCCAGGGACCGGGGGCCAGAGGTAACGGCAACAACGGAGGAGACTGCTCCAGAGataatggaggaggaggaggaagtgccAGTACCCAAGGTTCAACCTGTACTGTCGGATGCCCCCAAGAAGGAACATATCAATGTTGTATTCATTGGACACGTAGGTCAGTGTAAACATCTCTACTGTTGTTCAGTTAGTGGATGATGAAGTTTACTGGAGGCGTTCTTAAAGAGACAAATTCATAGCACAGTGTGACTGAAAAAATGATAAGTCTATTGGTGTTCTGCAAACTCTTAATGTCAccaacccccccaaaaaagtcCAGAACCAACAATCTGTTGGTCTCTCTTAGTACTTCTGTCTGCTGGCTCctactgaaaatacaaaatctttaaaacacaaacatatacactccaccttcatttatttttgctgtagattAAGAACAAAAATAGGGATGACATCAAAATAtatatgagacaaaacaaacattttagcttttatttccagggtgactgtggctcaataggtagagcagttgtccaccaatcacaggattggtggttcgattgGTGATtgctggctgccatgtcacatgccaaagtgtcctcgggcaagatactgaaccccaaatttcccccggtgagtcaggtcagctgcatattcttgggtgaaaaacaagctaTTGTGAAGCTAAGAGAAGATGGAGCCATTGCACATTGGCTATAGCCAGTACAACCAACttaaagaggctgcagtgaaagcctggaaaagcaaaagtttggtgatgtcagtgggtcacaggcttgatgccATTATTGCAAGCAATTATTTGCTACTAAATGTATTACTGAAACTAAATATCAGGTCTTAGTCACGTTAATCTATTGAGGGGTTAAGGTTATGAAGTCTGTTTATTCCAATATTTTTGTTCACATGAAAGACAGGTTCACACTAAAGGTGCTAgcttctaagttgtgtatcagatccagcTGTAAACACCTGGTAATAAtagctgaaatgttgatgttgtctcattcatcttttgatgtatACGAGAAAACCAAATATTATTAGTCTCCAGGGAAAATAACTGGCCTCACTTTTTTTAATACCTTTGGAGAGGTGATGTGAATCTGTAAGtacaaatcaaaataaactacagtgtcgGTTCATTGACACATGCTTACACAATACTTATTAGTAGCATTTGTTTGAATATACAGTTAGGCCCAGAAGTATCTGGGCAGTCagagtttttatgattttgcctttaattcaattcaattttatttgtatagcgctttttacaattgacattgtcgcaaagcagctttacacaaccaaagaacagtacatgaacagtgaatcatAATCAGATTGTTCTTTATACGCCAACACAATAGAtatggatttgaaataaaacagtcaagATGCCACTGATGATTTGCAATAAGGCCAAATGTAACATTGAATTTGAAGATACAATTGAAGCTCATGTAGAACATAAGAGAAGATAGAGGTTTTCGTTAGTATTGTTACACAATCATATTGCTCACTGTGTGCttatacagtggtgtgaaaaagtgttGGCCCCCCTTcctgttttcttaattttttgcatgtcacactttaatgttttagtttaaatattAGTCAAAGACTAATAATAGACATTATTAAGggaaaacaaaatccaaaactACATGGcgctgtgtgaaaaagtgttttaaaactgTGGTTTAGCACACTTCTCAATCtcttaaaaaatgtcatttgaaaaCGGCATGTTGtctttagttgtgttttctttaaaatacaactttaaagTTGTTTGcaaaaaactaagaaatcaGGAAAGGGACCAACACTTTATCACACCACTGTACATGCCTCTGGAGTTCCCGATTCCAAAGGCAGTATTAGTCTATACCatacatgttatattttataacaaaaaataatttaagtatttatacTTTTAGCTTTTTTCTCATCAAAAAATATCTTCCAAACTATCAGGCTTTGTTACAATGCTACAATAGCCAACATGCTACACGATGTGGTCAGAGCCTTTTGTGCTTCTTAATGCTCACACGTTAATCATAGCAGAGCACAGACAGGGATTTAACACTGATGTTTGAGTTAGCTCAGCTCTTCAAGctgtcatgtttctgttctgtggCCATTGTTTACTCAGCTGTCCAGTGTGCAGTTTACTACCAGTTTACACATTACTTACAAGTACACTACGCCCTTCGTGATCATACCTTACCTTTAGTCACAGCAAGTGCAGAGGAAGGCTTTCGGGTCTTCTTTTGCACTTCTGAATTTGATGGTCAGTGACCAGTGTTTATGGTCAGTAGATGTGGTTGATATTTTACTGGCTTTGCAAAGCGTTAGGAACTCTGCTGCTCTGGTGGGAAGCTTAACCTGAGTCTGATTAATGTCACAGCTGTGGTTAATCTAACACCAATCCCCAATTGTACTACTTCTTTAGATGCTGGAAAGTCAACTATTGGTGGACAAATCATGTGAGTAGCtgtcttatttgtgtgtgtgtgtttccatataATAACTGGGATTATATTCAGGATACCACCCATTTGATTTGTTCTCTTTGGTTTGTGTATCTCCGTCCTTCAGGTATCTAACAGGCATGGTCGACAAGAGAACCTTGGAGAAATATGAGAGAGAAGCCaaggaaaagaacagagaaactTGGTGAGTTATATGTGAACTTTTACTATGACATGGAAATAAGCTGAAGGGTTCctgaataaaaatatgaagtTGTGGCCATGAACCATGTGTGGCTCTGCGAGTATTAGTATTAACTTAATAGATGTTTGGAATTTTAAGACTGGTTTCCCACTAGAGactaaagcaacaacaaaatatcACCTTATTTGTCACAGGTATCTGTCTTGGGCTCTGGACACCAACCAGGAGGAGAGGGACAAAGGCAAGACAGTGGAGGTTGGCCGGGCGTACTTTGAGacagataaaaaacattttaccatcCTAGACGCTCCAGGCCACAAAAGCTTTGTACCCAACATGATTGGTGGTGCATCACAAGCAGACCTGGCCGTTTTGGTGAGTCTAGAAAATAACCAGGGTTGTTAAACTGTGAGTGGAGCATGTTTCAGAAAGGTTCAAGTTTGAAATTAAGCACAGAGAAGCCTGAGGCACCCCTAAGATTACCCGAGGTAGGACAATACCCCAGCGTGCGCTGAAGGTCCCAGCCCAGTGAAGCCAACataacaaaatcaacaaaaagcAGGGATGAAATCCTGTGGTTCCTAAACCAGACTCCCTCCGACCCCTTGCTGAGCCTAGAAATTCCGTccatgaaaataataataaacagaaccGGTGACAAAAGTTGGCACTGTCAGAATCCAGCAAGCACTGGGACTGACTTATTGCCAGCAATGTAAACAAGCTCCTGAGCTTGTGTGGGAGGTTAAGCGGTACCAACCAGAGATGGTCAGTCTCGCCTCTATGCATAGCTTAAGCTATGAAACCtaactccttgagagaggttggaccctcttctactctggagtaCCTAACTGGTACCCAAAgcactttttctctgtgtcttatTCACCCAGTCACGTGCACACACCAATGGCAAAGCTGCTATGCGGCTGACTTTACTCACTGGGGGCAGTATCTTGCCCAAGTGACAGGAGAAGCCGGGGAATCGAAGCAACAACTGCTCTACTTCCTGAGCTACAGTTGCCTTATCACAGCATCACAGTGATGGCTTGAACTAATAAGGAAGCAGTGTTTACATTATAAGTTGATTTTTACTGTATAACATGTCCTGCTCAGATTAAATGTGGTgacaatgatttaaaaaaaaacaaaaaaaaacatacacaaatctGGAGtctatgtaaataaacacatggGTTGTCAGTCCCATCTCTGCTCGTTATATTAACTTCTGCTTTAATTATATGTCAAAACATAATGTAACAAACAGTTTCCATAGGGCCGGTGTATTTAACAAAAATTTAAAGAGCTCCGGTTACACAATAtctttggaagcaaaggtccagaaggttataatgtctaactatttactgccaTATCttattaagtagcctgcatgtagtcaatacttgactgtcaaatcaaatgaattcagtacaattcaaaaaccttttgacaaatttcttgttatgtaacatcaaactgagcatgtggctcaagatcctgggggactggtcatactgggctccGAGgctagcaactttctgtgatcacacttcagattttcaaacctttatgttttgtctcataatgccgtttgacattggctcTTTTAATAAAAGCCACAGTGGTTTAGTGCTGCCAGTGGtaacagaaaggagtctgttcattctggattaaaaactcaattttctctgtccacttttctctttggacttttttatatttatctcttcctttttcagtctcacctttATCAatgttctcctctctgtcatctgtatctctccccctctgtcgtctgtatctctctcctttccGTCATCTGTattcctccccctctctgtcgtctgtatctcttctctctgtcttctgtatctcttctctctgtcgtctgtatctcttctctctgtcttctgtatctctctcgtctctgtcgtctgtatctctctcctctctgtcatctgtctctctcctctgtctctctgttatcactgtctttgtttattaattcctttccaaccttgaactttctctcatctactgttgagtcgtTAAATTTACagcctgtgatccacagaatcgattggctaagtgaagtcacatgGGATTGCTTAACTTGCATTTAATTGACCAATGCATTCTTGCATCCACTAAATAAATTCAGTAAAGGTCACAATAGCCGGGCCGATTAAAAATGAAGGTGCCCGCTacatttggaatcaaaacgttctGTATGGTCTGtagcttctgggtccggatccgtGTTGATAACTGGTATTGATACTAGTAACAACCATTTTTGCTAACAGTTTAAATTAATGTACCATTTGTCGAGGCTGGTATCTGCGCAGCCATTTTCAGTACCGCAAAAAGAATAAAGGAAGACAGCAGCCTAGAGCAGGAGCTAAAACCCAACAACCAGAATTAGAAGTTgatcaaaatgcaaatatattaaATAGGTAAAAAGCACTTTGTTTGAGCTGTTTGATGTTTTGGTTTCTgtgcaacattttcattttattcctATATAATCTATCTGTGACATATTACCTATTTATATGGGCAGTATTTTAGTGGCACTTGTAAACTGAATGAATGTGCTTTCCCTCAGGTGATCTCTGCTAGGAAAGGTGAGTTTGAAACTGGTTTCGAAAAGGGTGGACAAACACGGGAGCATGCCATGTTGGCCAAAACGGCTGGTGTCAAGCACCTGGTAGTCCTAGTAAATAAAATGGATGATCCAACAGTCAACTGGAGTCTGGAGAGGTGAGTAGATGCATAATAATTATTAAGCAGTAAACAGTATTAAAAGTAAAGCCATGATCACATTCCAAGGGGACACTTTGGAATGTATCTGCATACACAGAATATAACATATATGCTGTGTATGCAGATACATTCCAcaccagaaaacaaaatggaaaccTCCCCAAAGAGAGCTCCTCTGTTCAGTTTCGCTGAAACGCATTTGTGTGTAGCACTGTTTGTACCTCCATGTAGTGTGCGTACATGTGCAATACCAGCTGGTAATGCTGGTActtgaaactgaaaatcaaatgaaacatCCATGCACATAGAGCTGCATGCTTTTTTCCAAATTAATTCAAGCtgaatagtttgtttgttttttaattacattttcgGGTGAAATAATTTAGAGGTCTCACAATTTTAAGTTCTTCAGGCTTcaacaaaacctttatttatttatttatttattttttaagcttTGACAGAAGGCCAGagcaaattacaaaatattctATGTGTCTTATAAACACTTAATTAtttggggcggcagtagctcaggtggcagacgtctacaaaccccagggtgagtggttcgagTTCACcgacaccgaaaccctgtagtagcaccaACACACTGTCTGGCACCTGTCCAAGcataatttccccaaggggatcaataaagtattcattattattaacatgcATATTTTATATGTGAAAAAGCTTTATGACCAAAGTGTGTTACTCATACCTTCCACTACTGCTCTTTTAACACCTCCTCACACTAATGATGTAGTCATTTAGTCTCTAGACATTTCTGACTGTTAGTAGTTGTTTGACTAAGTTGTTTGTTGctagttgtttttaaaaactagCACAATAAGGACATTTAAGAGGCCACTTGTCTGCAATTGTCTGCAGTTATTAGTTGAGGCTGATTATTAAACTGGATGTCTGCTCATACTCACAGTCCATAACCTGTGTTTTTGATGGTGTGAAGATGAGTGATTTGTTTAGGTCAAGGTTCTGTGTTGCACCTGAAGTTTAAAATAGTGATATTTCAGTGAAGTGTTAGTCTCCTTCCCAGAGCTAAAGAGTATTTAAGTAGTTGCTAGGTTCTGTATTGTTTAGTGTGTCTGGCTGGATGTTTGTGCAGTGTTGCAGTGAATATTTGCCTTCGGGTTGTCTTAATCCTCAGGTATGAAGAATGTAAGGAGAAACTGTTGCCATTTTTGAAGAAGGTGGGCTTCAACCCAAAGAAAGACATTCACTTCATGCCGTGCTCTGGGCTGACAGGAGCCAACCTGAAAGAGCCTGCAGAGATGTGCTCCTGGTATACGTAAGTCCAAGAACTTCTCCTTTAAGAGCTAGGTGCTGCTGTGGTAAAGGATTTCACTCATTTATCAGGCTAAACTAACTGCTGTTCTTGTCTGCTGTGGCTGCAGAGGATTACCATTCATTCCACACCTGGATAATTTGCCACATTTCAACAGATCAAGTGATGGGCCTGTCAGATTGCCTATTGTAGACAAATACAAGGTAAGTGTGTACAGTGCAcaagtttaacatttaaataaaagatgttaATTGAGACTTATATTTCCTCCTGGTTACCAGTGTTTAGATAGTGgtcagtaaatgtgtgtgagtgcatttcttttattttatttacattatagcttctacagtatgtgtaatatAAATGAATGTCATTACCCAGCATTTGCACATCATAGACTTAAGTTCATATCCATCTTCTCTCCAGAGTTACATTCACACAATGACCAGCTGTAGTCATGTCTTGTTGCACTTGCTGTACGGGACACATGAGATTTCCTGTCTGTGACCAGTGACTGATGCTTCCTCTCATACCAGCTCtctaacattttgttgtttcttcatcagGACATGGGAACAGTGATTCTGGGCAAATTAGAGTCAGGCTCCATCTGTAAAGCACAGCAGTTGGTCATGATGCCAAACAGGGTACGGTATACTGTAAGAGACAATGAAAACTCTACACATGTAGACATGCACGGTATACAGTTAAGAGAAAACCTTTAACTGTATACATTACAACTCTTAATTGTAtacataaattaataatgatggtggtgatggtgagaCAGATACATATTAGACAGAtgcatatgtaaaaatataaagaggTAAAGGGAACTGTGTTTTCCTacacctgttgttgtttttcctcatgCAGCATGTGGTGGAGGTTTTGAGTCTCCTCTCAGATGATGTGGAGACAGACGATGCTGTGCCAGGTGAAAACCTCAAACTGCGGCTAAAGGGcatagaggaggaggaaatcCTGCCTGGCTTTATCCTGTGTAATGCTGAGAACCTTTGTCACTCAGGACGCACCTTTGACGCCCAGGTGAGTTCACATTGCAGCTTTATGGCCAGCATTTCATATTGTTCCTGAGAAGAATGTGAAATGTTTCGCACCGTCATCATTATCACCAGAGCAGCTCCTCAGTGTCCAGTTGTTAGCGAAGTCCTTTTGGTTGTAGCTTCATAATCACAAACACTTTTCTCCTCAGATTGTCATCATTGAACACAAATCCATCATCTGTCCAGGTTACAATGCAGttcttcacattcacacctgcaTTGAAGAGGTGCAAATTACGGTAAGACCTAAGACCTCACATTAGTCACTGACATTGCCCTTAGAAGTCATTTTGTAGAAAGTGCAGACAGGGTTGgtttaaaaagacaaacgtATTGTGATGAACTTTTCATTACGGTTTTGGGTTGGTAGATGTAGCCGCTATGGCAAGTACATATGTGGAATATTCATAGTCCTATTTGATATCATTACAGTAGATGCACATAGTGATTTCAAATGATAATTCATTCCATTACACTGTCCTGTGTATGTGCTGATATTTTGGTGCTCTTGGCTTTTCAACAGGCCTTAATCTGTCTGGTAGACAAAAAGACAGGTGAGAAGAGTAAGACGCGACCGCGATTTGTCAAACAGGACCAGGTGTGCATTGCCCGTCTGCGCACAGCAGGAACCATTTGCCTCGAGACCTTTAAAGATTTTCCTCAGATGGGACGGTTTACCTTAAGGGACGAAGGTAGAGCACCTGCAGATACTGTTCATTTGGTGTAATTTGagcttttatttacttaaagtgcccatattgTGCCTTTTGGGGCTTAAAAACTGGTCTAAAATGTACTAGTAGAGTATAGTGAGCAGCAAGTCTTGCCTGAACAGGTGTTTGGACCAAACCTGAACTTTGAATGGCCacttagaaaaaacaaaaagtggattttgcacAATATGGGCTCTTTAAATATGTTCAAAGATAAAACTATTGGTATGAGGAATTTTGGTTTGTCTTGACTGTGAGAGATGTGATGTATGTGTCGTCTTTGTGTCTTAGGTAAGACTATTGCCATTGGTAAAGTGCTGAAACTGGTCGCCGAGCGGGACTGAAGATGACAGATCACTTTGAGAATCCTGGTGAGAAGGAACAGGCGGAGCTTGGTCATAACCTGCCCACACTGTTGTCAGGGGCGACAGCACCTCCCTGTCATGCCCCCCTTCTGGGTGCCGAAGATGAGCTTTAGAGAAAAACTCATGTGAA of Anabas testudineus chromosome 8, fAnaTes1.2, whole genome shotgun sequence contains these proteins:
- the gspt1l gene encoding G1 to S phase transition 1, like yields the protein MDPRDTAPDSWEQEDDMEATIEGQLEPAFTSLNVNAKPFVPNVNAAEFVPTFAMKIHSDDLSSAVAGEKKSTMEVSQSIAPLENGNTEMTTEEPWDQKEAESNEEEPGGGSSRDRGPEVTATTEETAPEIMEEEEEVPVPKVQPVLSDAPKKEHINVVFIGHVDAGKSTIGGQIMYLTGMVDKRTLEKYEREAKEKNRETWYLSWALDTNQEERDKGKTVEVGRAYFETDKKHFTILDAPGHKSFVPNMIGGASQADLAVLVISARKGEFETGFEKGGQTREHAMLAKTAGVKHLVVLVNKMDDPTVNWSLERYEECKEKLLPFLKKVGFNPKKDIHFMPCSGLTGANLKEPAEMCSWYTGLPFIPHLDNLPHFNRSSDGPVRLPIVDKYKDMGTVILGKLESGSICKAQQLVMMPNRHVVEVLSLLSDDVETDDAVPGENLKLRLKGIEEEEILPGFILCNAENLCHSGRTFDAQIVIIEHKSIICPGYNAVLHIHTCIEEVQITALICLVDKKTGEKSKTRPRFVKQDQVCIARLRTAGTICLETFKDFPQMGRFTLRDEGKTIAIGKVLKLVAERD